One genomic region from Vanacampus margaritifer isolate UIUO_Vmar chromosome 2, RoL_Vmar_1.0, whole genome shotgun sequence encodes:
- the LOC144044334 gene encoding uncharacterized protein LOC144044334 isoform X1, producing the protein MDFPGDEELLQFFHCSKTEMSCMENPHTFVRQLRDYDLIPEHFYKKVNRTKSKEALKKGLYEILDWFERERSQRIKVFWRCVFKETIVNQYPTLQELRNSIRDGSFHLDTQTFNYKPQEETIVRKRKEPSQDENVERRQESPLPKKKREKKNHLRRDEEQPSQSSPSTKKSLLNSRRQEETNVRKREEPSEDENVERRQESPVPKKKKEKKNHLCNEEEGPSQSCSTPRKKKIVFSTPLKGATNDIWTWPLFKSNNLPVTCGNLKGTLNQDWLEKGQPCILVDKQWLTPPEFESLGGKSSNKNWKISIRCMNTPLAKLLETGHLQRASFRTRGKKAKELLFTNDGSTNTVCPSDSNHEVKSEVQPQEMPSSSHDTNTDMSVFNVTCGALSGKLHKKRFARGTCGHSIRTDVRWMTPADFAKDALGSKDACWQKDIMWEGQSLGVVIYENLLRIHSLLCTCRLCEPSDSDLEEQQNDDECFVCKGEGDLVICDQCPRSFHPECHLPPVDNTILSDNRTWVCTFCVFSTTKEWRYSDNLERDVILSKQISKHMLECHYLLLLLFSADDKQFFATNPCGDLQDYSAVVKTPMWLCKIAEKIKNNDYCYVAEFVSDVQLIFSNCALYKNNPHFLSVGSRLKKLFDEEFKNAF; encoded by the exons ATGGATTTTCCGGGGGACGAAGAACTGCTACAATTCTTCCATTGCTCCAAGACTGAAATGTCGTGCATGGAAAACCCACACACATTTGTACGACAGCTCAGAGATTACGATCTGATTCCGGAACACTTCTACAAG AAAGTGAACCGGACAAAGAGCAAAGAGGCTTTGAAGAAAGGCCTCTATGAGATTCTGGACTGGTTTGAGCGAGAGCGATCACAGCGCATCAAGGTGTTTTGGAGGTGTGTCTTCAAGGAAACCATTGTCAACCAATACCCCACCCTGCAAGAGTTGCGAAACAGCATCAGAGATG GCTCTTTTCATTTGGATACACAAACGTTTAACTACAAGCCGCAGGAGGAGACCATTgtcaggaaaagaaaagagcCTTCACAAGACGAGAATGTAGAAAGGAGGCAAGAAAGCCCATTGCcgaagaagaagagagagaaaaagaaccaTTTGCGTCGTGATGAGGAGCAACCCTCGCAGTCGTCTCCATCAACAAAGAAAAGTCTGTTGAACAGCAGGAGACAGGAGGAGACCAATGTCAGGAAAAGGGAAGAGCCATCAGAAGACGAGAATGTAGAGAGGAGGCAAGAAAGCCCAGtgccgaagaagaaaaaagagaaaaagaaccaTTTGTGCAATGAGGAGGAGGGGCCCTCGCAATCGTGTTCCACACcaaggaaaaagaaaattgtattCT ccactCCACTTAAAGGAGCTACGAATGACATATGGACATGGCCTTTATTTAAGTCCAACAACCTTCCTGTGACCTGTGGAAACTTGAAAGGGACACTAAACCAAGATTGGCTTGAAAAA ggCCAACCATGCATTTTGGTCGACAAACAGTGGCTCACTCCCCCTGAATTTGAATCACTCGGGGGTAAGAGTAGTAACAAGAACTGGAAGATAAGCATCCGATGTATGAACACACCCCTTGCAAAGCTTTTGGAG ACAGGACATCTGCAAAGGGCGAGCTTCAGAACGAGGGGTAAAAAG GCCAAGGAGTTGCTCTTCACCAATGATGGCAGCACTAATACAG TATGTCCGTCAGATTCCAACCATGAAGTGAAGAGTGAAGTGCAGCCTCAGGAGATGCCCAGCAGCAGCCATGACACAAACACGGACATGTCGGTGTTCAATGTGACGTGTGGAGCACTGTCTGGCAAATTACACAAAAAACGATTTGCAAGAG GGACATGTGGTCACAGCATTCGCACCGACGTCCGCTGGATGACCCCAGCAGACTTTGCAAAGGATGCTTTGGGCAGCAAAGATGCCTGCTGGCAGAAAGACATCATGTGGGAAGGACAGTCGCTTGGTGTtgttatttat GAAAACCTCTTGAGGATCCACTCGCTGCTGTGTACTTGCAGACTGTGCGAACCAAGTGATAGCGATCTG GAGGAGCAGCAAAACGATGACGAGTGTTTTGTGTGTAAAGGTGAGGGAGACCTCGTTATCTGTGACCAGTGCCCCCGTTCTTTCCATCCAGAGTGTCACCTGCCTCCCGTTGACAACACCATTTTGAG CGATAATCGAACATGGGTGTGCACCTTCTGTGTCTTCTCAACGACTAAAGAGTGGCGCTACTCTGACAATTTGGAAAGGGATGTAATCCTGTCCAAACAAATATCCAAACACATGCTG GAGTGCCATTACCTTCTCCTCTTGCTATTTAGCGCTGACGATAAACAATTTTTCGCAACGAATCCATGTGGCGAT CTGCAAGACTACAGTGCTGTGGTGAAGACTCCTATGTGGCTATGCAAAATTGCAGAAAAGATCAAGAACAACGACTACTGCTATGTTGCCGAATTTGTATCTGACGTCCAGCTCATTTTCTCCAACTGCGCTTTGTACAAG AATAACCCTCATTTCCTCAGCGTGGGCTCCAGACTGAAAAAGTTGTTTGATGAAGAATTTAAGAATGCATTCTAA
- the LOC144042672 gene encoding uncharacterized protein LOC144042672, which produces METTALQRGSCDAGKVHVKKEEGDEKQSAMVLGSQGSPAPCSDPACGGGRGGLDHATEELRGPSALHVATTTTTDVQLSSVMPPAPPPGSDFSSKAVLCLIDAVGRRWGLYETRERSQLFQSVQEELAAKGHFLPVERIRRKWNNLIVTYKRVKDRSRETGHAKTSWEFFDLMDATLCDTVGSYISSNKRGKGSGAIVPQASAKATPRLHVPPSATIARPNGNFPASFLVESGVKSQAAASISSTGAIASMPAVRQTESPDLKPLIVLNSEIVTANLHLASTEPPQSFIPSPCFTQTASPSLGATVNTDPNTSRKAPSFPTDVICFHRSNNHNLASNFPSTCSSSLSTSAISGPEGHKGNEAQSGSSFYQEILKRKEEHTELDGAARVRREARERRREKREVRMGKSLSRIATALELLSSKQDTVIALLQRLADRK; this is translated from the exons ATGGAGACCACAGCTCTACAAAGAGGTAGCTGCGACGCAGGAAAAGTGCACGTGAAAAAGGAGGAGGGCGATGAAAAGCAATCTGCGATGGTTTTGGGCAGCCAGGGCTCGCCTGCGCCTTGCAGCGATCCTGCAtgcggaggaggaagaggagggctGGATCACGCTACAGAAGAGCTGAGGGGGCCGTCGGCGCTTCACGTAGCaaccactactactactgatGTACAATTGT CTTCAGTGATGCCACCTGCTCCTCCCCCCGGTTCCGATTTCTCTTCCAAGGCAGTTTTGTGTCTGATTGACGCGGTCGGCCGCCGCTGGGGTCTGTATGAGACCCGGGAGCGCTCACAGCTCTTCCAGAGCGTCCAGGAGGAGTTAGCCGCCAAGGGGCACTTCCTCCCTGTTGAAAGGATCCGCCGCAAGTGGAACAACCTGATCGTCACGTACAAAAGGGTTAAGGATCGCAGTCGAGAGACGGGACACGCCAAGACATCCTGGGAGTTTTTTGAT ctgATGGATGCTACGCTATGTGACACTGTTGGTTCTTACATCAGCAGCAACAAACGCGGCAAAGGAAGTGGAGCCATTGTCCCACAAGCCTCAGCGAAGGCCACACCAAGACTACACGTCCCGCCGTCGGCCACTATCGCCCGCCCTAATGGGAACTTCCCCGCCTCTTTTCTAGTGGAATCAGGGGTCAAGAGTCAGGCTGCTGCCAGCATTAGTAGCACTGGTGCTATAGCATCAATGCCGGCTGTTCGCCAAACAGAAAGTCCGGATCTCAAACCCCTGATAGTCCTTAACAGTGAGATTGTAACTGCCAACCTTCACCTGGCGTCCACTGAGCCACCTCAATCATTTATCCCCTCGCCTTGTTTTACCCAAACCGCCTCCCCTTCTCTTGGAGCCACCGTCAACACAGACCCAAACACATCCCGCAAAGCACCGTCCTTCCCAACAGATGTCATATGCTTCCACCGTAGCAACAACCACAACCTTGCTTCCAATTTCCCCTCTACGTGCTCCTCCTCTCTTTCCACCTCGGCAATATCGGGACCCGAAGGCCACAAGGGAAATGAGGCGCAAAGCGGCTCCTCCTTCTACCAGGAGATATTAAAACGAAAGGAGGAACACACTGAGCTGGATGGCGCGGCTCGTGTCCGGAGGGAAGCCAGAGAAAGGCGGCGTGAGAAGAGGGAGGTGC
- the LOC144044334 gene encoding uncharacterized protein LOC144044334 isoform X2: MDFPGDEELLQFFHCSKTEMSCMENPHTFVRQLRDYDLIPEHFYKKVNRTKSKEALKKGLYEILDWFERERSQRIKVFWRCVFKETIVNQYPTLQELRNSIRDGSFHLDTQTFNYKPQEETIVRKRKEPSQDENVERRQESPLPKKKREKKNHLRRDEEQPSQSSPSTKKSLLNSRRQEETNVRKREEPSEDENVERRQESPVPKKKKEKKNHLCNEEEGPSQSCSTPRKKKIVFSTPLKGATNDIWTWPLFKSNNLPVTCGNLKGTLNQDWLEKGQPCILVDKQWLTPPEFESLGGKSSNKNWKISIRCMNTPLAKLLETGHLQRASFRTRGKKAKELLFTNDGSTNTDSNHEVKSEVQPQEMPSSSHDTNTDMSVFNVTCGALSGKLHKKRFARGTCGHSIRTDVRWMTPADFAKDALGSKDACWQKDIMWEGQSLGVVIYENLLRIHSLLCTCRLCEPSDSDLEEQQNDDECFVCKGEGDLVICDQCPRSFHPECHLPPVDNTILSDNRTWVCTFCVFSTTKEWRYSDNLERDVILSKQISKHMLECHYLLLLLFSADDKQFFATNPCGDLQDYSAVVKTPMWLCKIAEKIKNNDYCYVAEFVSDVQLIFSNCALYKNNPHFLSVGSRLKKLFDEEFKNAF, encoded by the exons ATGGATTTTCCGGGGGACGAAGAACTGCTACAATTCTTCCATTGCTCCAAGACTGAAATGTCGTGCATGGAAAACCCACACACATTTGTACGACAGCTCAGAGATTACGATCTGATTCCGGAACACTTCTACAAG AAAGTGAACCGGACAAAGAGCAAAGAGGCTTTGAAGAAAGGCCTCTATGAGATTCTGGACTGGTTTGAGCGAGAGCGATCACAGCGCATCAAGGTGTTTTGGAGGTGTGTCTTCAAGGAAACCATTGTCAACCAATACCCCACCCTGCAAGAGTTGCGAAACAGCATCAGAGATG GCTCTTTTCATTTGGATACACAAACGTTTAACTACAAGCCGCAGGAGGAGACCATTgtcaggaaaagaaaagagcCTTCACAAGACGAGAATGTAGAAAGGAGGCAAGAAAGCCCATTGCcgaagaagaagagagagaaaaagaaccaTTTGCGTCGTGATGAGGAGCAACCCTCGCAGTCGTCTCCATCAACAAAGAAAAGTCTGTTGAACAGCAGGAGACAGGAGGAGACCAATGTCAGGAAAAGGGAAGAGCCATCAGAAGACGAGAATGTAGAGAGGAGGCAAGAAAGCCCAGtgccgaagaagaaaaaagagaaaaagaaccaTTTGTGCAATGAGGAGGAGGGGCCCTCGCAATCGTGTTCCACACcaaggaaaaagaaaattgtattCT ccactCCACTTAAAGGAGCTACGAATGACATATGGACATGGCCTTTATTTAAGTCCAACAACCTTCCTGTGACCTGTGGAAACTTGAAAGGGACACTAAACCAAGATTGGCTTGAAAAA ggCCAACCATGCATTTTGGTCGACAAACAGTGGCTCACTCCCCCTGAATTTGAATCACTCGGGGGTAAGAGTAGTAACAAGAACTGGAAGATAAGCATCCGATGTATGAACACACCCCTTGCAAAGCTTTTGGAG ACAGGACATCTGCAAAGGGCGAGCTTCAGAACGAGGGGTAAAAAG GCCAAGGAGTTGCTCTTCACCAATGATGGCAGCACTAATACAG ATTCCAACCATGAAGTGAAGAGTGAAGTGCAGCCTCAGGAGATGCCCAGCAGCAGCCATGACACAAACACGGACATGTCGGTGTTCAATGTGACGTGTGGAGCACTGTCTGGCAAATTACACAAAAAACGATTTGCAAGAG GGACATGTGGTCACAGCATTCGCACCGACGTCCGCTGGATGACCCCAGCAGACTTTGCAAAGGATGCTTTGGGCAGCAAAGATGCCTGCTGGCAGAAAGACATCATGTGGGAAGGACAGTCGCTTGGTGTtgttatttat GAAAACCTCTTGAGGATCCACTCGCTGCTGTGTACTTGCAGACTGTGCGAACCAAGTGATAGCGATCTG GAGGAGCAGCAAAACGATGACGAGTGTTTTGTGTGTAAAGGTGAGGGAGACCTCGTTATCTGTGACCAGTGCCCCCGTTCTTTCCATCCAGAGTGTCACCTGCCTCCCGTTGACAACACCATTTTGAG CGATAATCGAACATGGGTGTGCACCTTCTGTGTCTTCTCAACGACTAAAGAGTGGCGCTACTCTGACAATTTGGAAAGGGATGTAATCCTGTCCAAACAAATATCCAAACACATGCTG GAGTGCCATTACCTTCTCCTCTTGCTATTTAGCGCTGACGATAAACAATTTTTCGCAACGAATCCATGTGGCGAT CTGCAAGACTACAGTGCTGTGGTGAAGACTCCTATGTGGCTATGCAAAATTGCAGAAAAGATCAAGAACAACGACTACTGCTATGTTGCCGAATTTGTATCTGACGTCCAGCTCATTTTCTCCAACTGCGCTTTGTACAAG AATAACCCTCATTTCCTCAGCGTGGGCTCCAGACTGAAAAAGTTGTTTGATGAAGAATTTAAGAATGCATTCTAA
- the LOC144044335 gene encoding extracellular serine/threonine protein kinase FAM20C-like, protein MVRRNLRPASTRSIYLCLACLSLALHIILAVVCLTVLQTACVIPNSSSSSLNPRTDGQKHQSLSSSSRKLSIISQNGKPCKSNATGLPDAIGREMKMIGVGKANQVDKEASKLEALFKHPLYNLPEVGLLEDDWLLRVKKNEDVDDDMEEGINSDSQWQSASQEEGYDKVFWTTDAESHPPWLRFHLGITRRELYNRKDLTVSKLTHDLAMQHILEAVQKSGGTQLKLLISFPNYGQALLKPMKQSRDTETDVNLFYFSDFERHNAEISAFHLDRLLGFNRIPPVVGRLINVTSEIREITTDRKLSRTFFTSPAGNVCFYGQCDYYCSPEHPLCGQPHSLEVSLAAMLPDLNLAPRRSWRSPWRRSYSRTKLAQWEKDPAYCDIVKQTPPYNHGSRLVDVIDMAILDFLMSNMDRHHYETFEKFGNETFLLHLDNGRAFGRHSQDELSILAPLRQCCRIRRSTLLRLRLLSYPDFRLSDAMRQSLAQDLLAAVAPLLSEPHLAALDRRLATVLQVVKTCEEQHADVIFNDLGKYEGYEHQTK, encoded by the exons ATGGTGAGACGGAACCTACGTCCTGCATCCACTCGTTCTATCTATCTTTGCCTGGCCTGTCTGTCCCTTGCTTTGCACATCATTCTAGCAGTCGTTTGTCTCACTGTCCTCCAAACAGCCTGTGTCATTCCCaactcatcctcctcctccctaAATCCAAGAACAGATGGCCAGAAGCATCAATCACTCTCCTCCTCATCACGTAAACTATCAATAATTTCCCAGAATGGCAAACCTTGCAAATCAAATGCCACCGGATTGCCTGATGCCATTGGCAGAGAGATGAAAATGATCGGCGTTGGAAAGGCAAATCAAGTCGACAAGGAGGCCTCGAAGCTGGAGGCACTTTTCAAGCACCCGCTGTACAACCTGCCAGAAGTAGGACTGCTGGAGGATGACTGGTTGCTGAGGGTGAAGAAAAATGAGGACGTGGATGATGACATGGAGGAAGGCATCAATAGTGACAGTCAGTG GCAGAGTGCAAGTCAAGAGGAAGGCTACGACAAAGTCTTTTGGACCACTGACGCAGAGTCGCACCCACCTTGGTTGCGATTCCACTTGGGCATTACGCGGAGGGAACTATACAACAGAAAGGACCTCACTGTGTCAAAGCTGACTCATGACTTGGCCATGCAACACATCCTTGAAGCAG TTCAAAAATCAGGAGGTACTCAGCTCAAACTGCTGATATCTTTCCCAAACTATGGACAAGCTCTGCTCAAACCTATGAA ACAATCCAGAGACACAGAGACTGATGTGAACCTCTTTTACTTCTCCGACTTTGAAAGACACAATGCGGAGATCTCAGCCTTTCACCTTGACAG ACTGCTAGGCTTCAACAGAATCCCCCCAGTGGTCGGTCGTCTCATCAATGTCACCAGTGAGATCAGAGAGATTACCACTGACCGCAAGCTGTCTCGCACCTTCTTTACTTCCCCTG CGGGGAATGTGTGTTTCTATGGTCAGTGTGACTACTACTGCTCACCAGAGCACCCACTGTGTGGGCAACCACACTCATTGGAGGTATCCTTGGCAGCCATGTTACCCGACCTCAACCTTGCTCCTCGCAGGTCTTGGAGGTCACCATGGAGACGATCCTACAGCCGCACCAAATTAGCCCA GTGGGAAAAAGACCCAGCCTACTGTGACATTGTCAAACAGACGCCTCCCTACAACCACGGCAGCAGACTGGTGGACGTGATAGATATGGCTATATTGGACTTCCTCATGA GCAACATGGATAGACATCACTACGAGACATTTGAGAAATTTGGCAATGAAACTTTCCTGCTGCATCTGGATAATGGGCGAGC GTTTGGACGTCACTCTCAAGATGAGCTGTCAATCTTAGCTCCCTTACGGCAGTGTTGCAG GATCCGTCGCTCCACCCTACTTCGCTTGCGTCTCTTGTCCTATCCAGACTTCCGCCTAAGTGATGCCATGCGGCAGTCGCTGGCCCAGGATCTTCTTGCAGCTGTTGCTCCACTCCTGTCCGAGCCACACCTTGCTGCTTTGGATCGACGCCTAGCGACCGTCCTGCAGGTGGTGAAGACCTGTGAAGAGCAACACgctgatgtcatttttaatgactTGGGGAAATACGAAGGATATGAGCATCaaacaaaatga